Part of the Arachis hypogaea cultivar Tifrunner chromosome 6, arahy.Tifrunner.gnm2.J5K5, whole genome shotgun sequence genome, TCCAGTGAGCATTTCAATCACTATGCAACCAAGTGCCCATATATCCATCGGAGCATTAATATGACCGGAAAACGCTTCCGGCGACAAGTATGACGGCGTACCTCTTGGCTTGGACTTCCACAACTCAACATCTGCTTTCTCCTCTTTGGTTTTCGATAATCCAAAATCTGCAATCTTCAATTGATAGTTTGCAATCTCTTTATCCAATGAAGGAAACACAAGAATGTTCTCCGGCTTGAGGTCACAGTGGACGATTCCTTTGCGATGAATATGTGAAAGTCCTTTAACAATCATGCGTGCATAGACACTCACCTCGGTCTCGGGAAGAGGTTTCTTGTGGATCAAGTCAGCCAAAGAACCATAAGGAGCATACTCCAAGAAAAGATTGTAGAATTGATGTCCGTGCTCTAATGTGGTCTCAGTTCCAAAGCATTCAATAATTTCTTGGCAACCACTACTTTCACCTTCCCAAAGTGATTTAAAAATCTGTTCTTCTTTCTCCAGTGAGAATGCCAACCTGGGAATGGAGCTCTTTACAGCAATGAAGCTGTGAAACCGATTTTGTTCATCAACAAGAATGGCAAGAGAAACAGTGCCATAAGAACCTGCTCCCAA contains:
- the LOC112757895 gene encoding mitogen-activated protein kinase kinase kinase 20-like; this encodes MQFVEVLGAGSYGTVSLAILVDEQNRFHSFIAVKSSIPRLAFSLEKEEQIFKSLWEGESSGCQEIIECFGTETTLEHGHQFYNLFLEYAPYGSLADLIHKKPLPETEVSVYARMIVKGLSHIHRKGIVHCDLKPENILVFPSLDKEIANYQLKIADFGLSKTKEEKADVELWKSKPRGTPSYLSPEAFSGHINAPMDIWALGCIVIEMLTGLPAWSESPLLIEELRYLVEHHKLSPKKPQGIGFFCHDFLEKCFMKDPSKRWTADRLLDHPFLYITLFHSYYLATWL